GTGAAAAAGAATTGAAGGCGCCTTCTGCCCCGGAGTTCTTTCCTGCCTCAACATGGCTGGAGGCATTAGCGCCGCTTTCCTGCATGATCATAAGAATGATTTTTTCAAATCTCTTTTGAATATTCGGCGAGAATTGTGCAAGATTCTGTTCTGCCTGTAATGCAGCGGGATTCTTTGACGCTATCATCCTCCTTGTGAAGATTTTCTACTGTCCAACAGTATTGTTACCGGGCCATCATTTATGAGTTCCACTTTCATCATAGCCTGAAATTCCCCACCGGACACATTATTGATTCTTTCCCGTCCTTTGGAGATGAAGTATTCGTAAAGCAGATTGGCTTTTACAGGATCTTCGGCAGATACGAACGATGGTCTTCTTCCCTTACGACAGTCCCCCAAGAGGGTAAATTGTGAAACCACAAGCATTGCATATGATTTATCCAGCAGCGAATGATTCATTTTACCCATTTCGTCATCAAATATCCTTAAGTTTATTACCTTATCCAGAAGATAATCAGCATCTTTGTTATCATCGCCGCGTTCAACACCGAGAAATACCAACGCCCCTTTTTCTATAGAAGAAATCTTCCTGTTACCAACAAATATGGCTGCACTACCCACTCTCTGCACGACAGCTCGCATATTAATGATACCGCCTTTCTATCCAAACCGAAGTGCTTAGCCAAAAAGCATAGCTGCCTATTGCATGCTCAACAGCCTCAATGACTGTAGGGGCACGTGGCAACGTGCCCCTACAGATCGCTTAACGATTGCGTTTTTTACCGTCCCCGCCAGCAGCAGAGACAGAGCTGCTCTTCCTTGAGGCCAATGGCTTCTATCATATCTTCAATGTGCAGGTATTTGAGAGACGTCACATTGAGGTCACAACGGATCCATTCAAGCATATTCCTGTATTTCTCGGAGCGGTGATCCAGATATTCCTCAATGTTCTCGATGTCTGCACCCTCAATGGCCCGGATGGCCCGACGGGAAGCCAGTTCCGCTTTCGACCTTGTCGAAGAGGCAAAAGTGCAGGGAAACATCAGGGGCGGACAGGCCGGACGGATGTGGATTTCCAGGGCGCCGTTGTCAATAAGCTTCTTGACAGTAAAATTCTTCAGTTGTGTCCCGCGCACGATGGAATCATCGCAGACAATCATCCGGCTGTCTTTGATGACGCCCCGGATGGCGTTTAGTTTCATGGTCGCCACAAGATCCCGGATATCCTGGGAGGGCGGGGTGTAACTCCGGCCATAACCCGGTGTATATTTTACGAGCGGCCGCCGGTAAGGAATGCCCGATTCGATGGCGTATCCGATGGCATGACCGACGCCGGAATCAGGAATCCCGGTGACAAAATCGGCCTGGACGTCATCGTTACGGGCCATGGCTCGGCCACAGCGCTCCCGGGCGTTTTCCACGGTAACGCCCTCATAGACCGATGAGGGATCGCCGGTGTAGATCCAAAGGAAGGCGCAGACGCGTTTCTCCGCGTTTTCTCCTTTGAGGTTTTTCAGTCCTGACAAGGATAGCAGCGTGATTTCACCCGGTCCCAAATGTTTTACCAGATGGTATCCGAGGTTTGGAAAGGCGCTGACCTCGGTTGCGACGGCAAATCCCGTCGCCCCGTCAATGCTTTTCTCGCCGATGGAAAGGGGGAAACGACCGTATTTATCCCGAGCGGCATAGACGCCTTCGGGGGTCATGATCAGCGCACAGATGGACCCTTCAATGGCATCCTGCATCTTGACGATGCCGTCAACAATGGAATCGCCCTGATTGATCAATTTGGCCACCATCTCGACGGTATTGATCCCTCCACCGGTCATTACGCTGAAGGACGCTCCCTTGTCCATCAGCTCTTTCGTGAGCCGTTCCTTGTTGGTGATCAAACCGGTTACGGCAATCGCGAAGGTGCCAAATTTGGAACGCACAATCAGGGGTTGGGGCGATTCATCGTCAATGGAGCCGATCCCCTGATAGCCGAACATTCTTTTGTAATCCTCAACGAAGCGGGATTTGAATTGCGCCTGGCTGATGCTGTGAATGGTATTGTAAAACCCGTGATCTCCAAAAATGGAGAGTCCGCCGTTTTCCGTACCCAGGTGTGAATGATAATCGGTCCCATAAAACAGCGTCTTCGGACAATCCTGCCGCGATACAACCCCAAATAAACCGCCCATTCTGGCCTCCCAAATTGTTTAGAAAAATGACAATTACTTCGTTTGATCAATAATACCTATTTGCATGGGGGTTATAAGCAGCAACGGACATGTATGTCAATGAGATATTGGTCACAAAATGTGGGCTCAAATTACACGTTGCCTGATTTCCCTTCTTCATGTTATATCTTAAACAAAACGAGGCGTTATTTTATAGATTTTCAGGAGCTCAATTGCCAACAACAATCGTCAGAAGGGATACGCGGCCTGTTATTCTGGGCGGCGTGCAGATAGGCGGCGCGGCACCGGTAGTCGTGCAGTCAATGACCTGTACCGATACCCGTGATATTAGAGCCACCCTGACTCAGATCAGCGCCTTGGCTGCGGCTGGTTGCGAGGTGGTCCGGGTGGCGGTTCCCGATATGGAAGCTGCCGCCGGCCTGGCGGAGATAAGAAAGAATAGCCTGATACCGCTCATTGCGGATATTCATTTTGATTATCGGCTGGCGCTGGAGGCTATCCTCCAGGGTGTTCCGGGGGTACGCATTAATCCGGGCAATGTCGGTAAAAGGGGAATCAAGGCCATTGTCAATTTGGCCAAAGAAAGAGGGACGGTAATTCGTATCGGCATTAATTCCGGTTCTCTCGAAAAGGATATATTGACCCGGCATGGCGGGCCCACGTCGGCCGCCCTGGTGGAGAGCGCTTTGCGGAACGTCGCCCTGATCGAGGATATGGATTACCGATTGCTCAAGCTGTCTCTGAAATCTTCCGACGTGGTGACGATGATTGAGGCCTATCGCGGCATCGCGGCAAAATGTTCCTATCCGCTGCATCTGGGCGTGACGGAGGCAGGCACCTTGGTCAACGCCGCCATTAAATCCTCCCTCGGCATTGGTTTGCTTCTCCATGAGGGCATCGGCGATACCATCCGGGTTTCCGTGACGGGTGATCCCGTCAGCGAGATGCGGGTAGCCTATGGTATCCTGCGCGCTCTGGGCATCAGGAAAGTAGGGCCGGAGATCATTGCCTGCCCCACCTGCGGCCGCTGTGAAATTGATGTCCTGAAACTGGCGGAAGAGGTAGAAAATCGTCTTGCCGGTTCGAAGACCTATGTCAAGATTGCCCTCATGGGTTGCGTGGTAAATGGACCGGGGGAAGCCGCGGAGGCCGACATCGGCATTGCCGGGGCGCGCGGTTTCGGCTTTCTTTTCAAGAAAGGCAAAAAGATAAAGAAGATCAGAGAAGAAGAGTTTGTGAAGGTATTGCTGGAAGAAATCAATAATATTTTATAACCCCGATGAACGGGATAAGTGCGTTAACGAAATTGTTTCCCGTCGGGAAGCAATTTCTAACTTACTAAGGAGGTTGCATGCGTTATTCGGAGATGTTTCTGCCCACGGTGCGGGAAATCCCTGCCGATGCGGAGACGATCAGCCATCAACTGATGATCCGGGCCGGAATGATCAGGAAATTGACGAGCGGTATTTATTCTTACCTGCCCCTTGGATATATTGTGGTGCGCAAGGTGGAGCAGATCGTTCGGGAAGAGATGAACCGGGCCGGCGCGCAGGAGGTTTGTCTGCCCGTGGTGCTGCCGGCGGAACTGTGGCAGGAATCGGGCCGGTGGGATCATTACGGGAAGGAACTGCTGCGCTTTAAAGACCGTCATGACCGGGACTACTGCCTCGGTCCGACGCACGAAGAGGTAATTACCGATCTTGTCCGTCATGAAATTAAGAGCTATCGTCAACTGCCCAGGAATCTTTACCAGATTCAGACCAAGTTCCGCGACGAAATCAGGCCGCGTTTCGGCGTCATGCGGTGTCGGGAATTTGTAATGAAGGACGGCTACAGTTTTGACGCCGATGAGGCAGGCACGGATATTACCTACCGCAGGATGTATGATGCCTACCAGCGCATCTTCGAGCGGTGCGGCCTCAAATTCCGCGCCGTTGAGGCCGATTCCGGCAATATCGGCGGGAGCTTTTCCCATGAGTTCATGGTCATCGCCGCTTCGGGCGAGGATGGCCTGGTATTTTGCAGCGCCTGCGACTATGCCGCCAATCTGGAAAAGGCGGAGGCTCTACGACCGGCGCAAGAGACCACGGACCCGGCAACATTTCTGCCGCGGGAAGAGGTGTTGACGCCCGATGTCAAGTCCATCGTCGAGGTTAGTAATTTTCTTAAGTTACCCCCCGAAAAACTTGTAAAAACAATGATCTTTAATGCCGACGGGGCGCCCATTGCCGTACTGGTCCGGGGTGACGAGGAGATCAATGAGATTAAGGTAAAAAATTACCTGGGTTGCACGACCCTGGAATTGGCCGATGATGCCCTGATTAACTTGGTAACGGGCGCTCCGCGAGGCTTTGCCGGGGCCGTCGGCATAAAGAGCGAGATCATCGCCGATTATTCCGTCCTGAACATGACCAATTTCGTGATGGGCGCCAACCGGGAAGATCACCATCTGCTCAACGTCAACACCGGTCGGGATTTCGCCGTCAAGGCCTTTGCCGATTTGCGGTTTGTGAAAGAATCGGACTGCTGTCCGCGCTGTCAAAAACCAATGCGGCTGGCCCGGGGCATTGAAGTCGGGCACGTCTTTAAACTGGGGACCAAGTACAGCAAGGCGATGAAGGCGGTTTATCTGGATGCGCAGGGCCAGGAACAAACGATGATCATGGGCTTCTACGGCATCGGTATCGGGCGCACGGTTGCCGCCTGTATCGAGCAGAATAACGACGAACAGGGCATCGTCTGGCCCCTGCCGCTGGCGCCTTACCAGGTGATTATTACGCCGGTTAACGTCAACAATGAGGCCCTGGCGACGGCGGCCGAAGGTATGTATAGCGAACTTGAGAGCCGGGGTATCGCAGTACTCTTGGACGACCGGGATGAGCGGGCCGGGGTGAAGTTCATGGATGCCGATCTCATCGGTTTGCCGCTCCGGGTGACTATAGGCCCCAAAAGACTGGCCGAAGGCCAGGTGGAAATAAGGGAAAGACGCAGCGGCGAGGTGCTGGTAATGACGATCGCGGCGGCGCAGGATTATATTGTGGACTATATCAAGCGTAAAAGCTGAATGTTATGCTGCGAATCACGGATATTCTGGATAAGGCGCAACTCTTTCTGCCGGCGGCCGAGCTGGAAATGATCGAGAAGGCCTACATCTTTTCCGCGTCTGTCCATCAGGGCCAGATGCGCCTGAGCGGTGAGCCTTATCTGACCCATCCCATGGAAGTGGCCGGCCTGCTGACGGACATGAGAATGGATAGCGCCGCTATTGTCACGGGCTTGCTGCATGACACTGTTGAGGATACCTGGGCCACTACAGCCGAGATCGAAGAGGCTTTCGGCAAGGATGTTGCTTTTCTCGTAGATGGCTTGACCAAACTCAGCAAGATCAGCTTTCGCAGTCAGGAAGAGCATCAGGCCGAAAATTTCCGCAAAATGATTCTTGCGATGTCGGAAGATATCAGAATCCTGATGGTCAAACTGGCCGACCGAATTCACAATATGCGCACCCTGGAATATCAGACACCGGAACGACAGCAGTTTATCGCCCAGGAAACGCTGGAGATTTATGCCCCCTTAGCCAACCGGCTCGGTATCAACTGGATGAAGACGGAGTTGGAAGATATGTCCTTCCGGTGGCTTAATTTTGAGGCGTACAATGACCTGGCTAAAAGGGTTGCCAAGACGCAGGAAAAAAGAGATCAATACACCAATGAAGTGAAGAGCCTCATCCACAAGGAACTGGAAAATTTCGGCATTAAGGGGGAGGTAGAGGGTCGGGCGAAGCATTTCTTCAGCATCTTTCAGAAAATGAAGGAACAGAACCTCAATTTTGATGAAGTATATGATCTGATCGCCTTCCGCATCATTCTGGATTCAGACACAGATCGGACGTGTTATGAGGTATTGAGTATCGTCCATGCCCTCTGGAAACCGGTTCCCTTTCGCTTCAAAGATTATATCGGCATGCCCAAGGCCAACAACTATCGTTCTCTGCATACGACGGTCATCGGCCCCTATGGCGAACGAATGGAAGTCCAGATCAGAACGCAGGAGATGCATAAATGGGCGGAAGAGGGCATCGCGGCCCATTGGCGTTACAAGGAAAAAGGGGCTTACCCGGCGGCTGATCAGGAGCAGATCAAGAAGCTGCGGGATCTGCTCGATTTCCAGCATGATCTGGCCAATCCGCGGGAGTTCATGTCGAACCTGAAAATGGCCCTTTTTCCTGATGAGGTGTACGTCTTTACACCGAAGGGAGATGTGAAGTCCTTTCCCAAGGGTGCCACTCCCATTGATTTTGCCTATAGCGTCCATACGGATGTGGGGAATCGCTGCATCGGGGCCAAGGTGAACAGGAATATCGTGCCTCTCAAATATGTCTTACGGAACGGGGATACGGTGGAGGTCGTAACCCAGGTCGGGCATAAACCCAGCAAAGACTGGTTGAAATTCGTCGTTACCTCCAAGGCCATCGCCAAGATCAGGGGCTTTGTGAAGGCCGAAGAAAGAGAAAAAAGCCTGGCTCTAGGTAAGGAACTGCTGGAAAAGGAGTTCCGGAAACAACATCTGAAGTTTAATCAGTTGCTAAAATCGGATGAAATGAAAAAAATCTTCACGGAACATACCCTCAATGAGCCGGAAGATCTTTATCTGATTGTTGGTTATGGGAAGTTATCGCCGAAATATGTGGCCAACCGGTTCATAATCGAAGAGCCAGTAGATAAAGAGAAAACAGGTGCGGAAGTCAAGAAAAAGAAAACCGCGCCCCCCACCATACCGGGGATCTCACTGACCGGCATTGAAGATGTCATGGTCCGGTTTGCCAAATGCTGCGATCCCATCCCGGGAGATGAGATCTACGGCTATATATCCCGGGGCCGGGGGGTGACCGTCCATACCGCACAATGCCCCGTTATCAGGAGCATGGACACTGACCGGCTGGTGGATGTCGCGTGGAACATCAAGGGGGATCTGAAGGGGAAACATACTTACCCCGTTCAGATGAGGGTCGTTTCCATTGATTATAAGGGAGTTCTGGCGGAAATCAGCGCGGTTATCGCGGCCCTGGACGTCAATATCAGCCATGCCGAGGTGGACACAACCTCCAGCAACCAGGCTGTATGTAATTTCACCTTGGATGTCAATGACTTGAAGCATTTTGACAAGGTGGTGGCAGAGATAAAAAAATTGAGCAAGGTGCTCTCCGTGGAAAGGCTGAGGAAGTGAAAACTGATGGTCTCGTAAAAAGTTGTAAATAATACTTCCGTTCATGGTTCGACAAGCTCACCATGAACGGAGTTGCTGTAAATACCGTAGCTTATATAGCATACTGCCGCTCATCCTGAGCCTGTCGAAGGATAAAAGAGACTTTTTACGAGGTCGTAAAAACCTGCTTTCGTAATTTTAGCTGGTAAAACGAGCCCGAAGGGATATTGTATTGACAGGCCATGAATATTTGCTGTATGAGACGCGGACTCTAACTTTGCTATTCATAGTTAAAAGGGAGATGGAATGATCATGTCTGTGAAGTGCGGAAATATAATCTTTCTTCTGCTGATGGGGCTTATGTTTTCCTGGCCGCTTTTCGGGGCGGAACGCCTCCCGGTGAAGGACGTTGTCGTCATTGACCCTGCTCACGGAGGCGACGATAAGGGTGTTAAATTGACCGATGATCAGAATGAAAAAGACATCACCCTGAAGATTGCACAGGCGTTGCAGAAAGAACTGCAGGCGAGTGGGAACATCACGGTGCAACTGACCAGGACGGCTGATCGGGATGTGCCGGTGGCCGAGCGGATCAAGATGGTGCAATCCGCCGGAGCCAGGATGCTGATCAGCCTCCATATAAACGCCGGATTTGGCAAAAAAGCAGCCGGTTATGAGGTTTATTTCCCCGGTTTTAATACTGCTCCGGTCGGCAAGAATGGCGGCAAGAATGGCGCCGCAGGAATTATCAAGGATATGGCGGGCAACAAACATCTTAACGGGAGCGTTGCTCTGGCGCAGAATATCATGCGCAATCTGCAGGATCTGTTTCCCCGGAAAGAACGGGGTCTGAGGGATGCCCCGGTTCCGGTTCTGGAAGGATTAGCCCTGCCGGCAGTGGCGGTGGAAATCGGCTTTGCCACCAACCTGGAAGACAAGAAGATAATTACCGATGAAAAAGGGCAGAAGGCTGTGACGCTGGCCTTAAGCAAAAGTATCAGAGAGTTTCTCCGTCATTAGTAAGTTAGAAATAATTTCCTGCGTTTTTCCGGCAGGAAATTATTTCGTAAACTTATTAGAGAGTTAGAATTTGCTTGGCTGTGACAAGCAAATTCGTTAACAAACTTATCCCGCTCAGCGGGACTTATCCCGTTTATCGGGGCCGGAATTAATAAGTAATGAGGTGTAATTCCTTGCGTCTAAATGGCAGAAAATGTGATGAGCTTCGCGATCTGACCATCACCAATCACTATCTCAAATTCCCCCGGGGTTCCGTGCTCATGGGAATGGGGGATACGAGGGTAATCTGTACGGCAACCATGGAGGACAGGGTGCCCGCCTTTCTAAAAAATTCCGGGCAGGGCTGGTTGACGGCCGAGTACTCCATGCTGCCGGCTGCCACCCAGAATCGCAATCCCCGTGAAGCCGCCCTGGGCCGGGTAGGGGGGAGAACGCACGAGATTCAGCGACTTATAGGTCGTTCCCTGCGGGCTATCACCGACCTGAAGGCGTTTGGGGAAAGAACGATCTATATTGACTGTGACGTCATCCAGGCGGACGGAGGCACGCGCACGGCCTCTATAACCGGCGCCTTTGTGGCGCTCGTGGATCTTTTTCGTGATTTGCAGGAACGGGGCCTGGTGAATCATCCCCCGGTGAAAGACTATCTCTCCGCTGTCAGCGTGGGGATTGTGGCCGGGGAAGCGCTGCTCGATCTCGATTATGAGGAGGACTCCCACGCGGAGGTGGACATGAACTTTGTCGCGACGTCAGGCGGCCTTTTTATCGAGGTGCAGGGCACGGCCGAGGGAATCCCCTTTCGCCGCGATCAACTGTTGGCTATGACTGATCTGGCCTTGAAAGGGATTTGTACCCTGACTTCGATGCAGAAAAATGTTCTGGGGGAACTAAACTGACGCGCGTCGTATTGGCCACCAGGAATAGCGGCAAGGTAAGGGAGATAAGGGAAATGCTGGCGGGCCTCGATGTGGAAGTTCTTTCCCTGCTCGATTTTCCCGATGTTCCGGAGATCAGGGAAGACGGCCAATCCTATCTGGAAAATGCCCTGCAAAAGGCCAGGACGGTGGCGGAGTTTACCGGGGAAATAGCGTTGGCGGATGATTCAGGGTTGGAGGTTGATGCTCTGGACGGCACTCCGGGTATCTACTCGGCGCGTTTCGCCGGCCCGGATGCAAATGATGCGCAAAATATCCAGAAGCTTCTGGAAGCGCTCAAGAGCGTGCCGCCCGAAAAGAGAGGCGCCTCCTTTCATTGTGTGCTGGTCTTTTCTCGCCCTGATGGAGACCATGAGGCTTTTACCGGCAATTGGCAAGGACGTATCCACAATTTCCCCCTGGGAGAGGGCGGCTTCGGATATGACCCCGTTTTTTTCCTGCCCGACCAGGGCGTGACGGTAGCACAATTGCCGCCAGGGGAGAAAAACAGGCTCAGCCACAGGGCGCAGGCTTTTGCCAAGCTCAAGGAATGGTTGCAAACGGAAAAATTATGAGGACGGGGCGTAGCGCAGCCCGGTAGCGCGCCTGCTTTGGGAGCAGGATGTCGAGTGTTCAAATCACTCCGCCCCGACCATATATTTCCTCAACCTTCGCACACGTTAGTCTATCTATGAGGAGTAACTATGAGATCACGAATATTTTTGTCAGCGCTTTTGATTATTCTGGCTATGGTAACGTTAGCTTTTGGGGAGGACGAGTTAAAGAATAAGGAAGACAAGCTGAGCTATGCACTGGGCCTGAACATTGGGAATAGCTTTAAGCAGCAGTCCATTGAGATTAAACCAGACATTTTCCTCAAGGGGATAAAGGATGCATTCGCCGGTGGTAAACAGTTACTGAGCGATGATGAGATCCGCGAAACTATGGTTGTGCTCAATAAGGAATTGGCTGAGAAAAAGGCTGAAGCTATGAAGAAATTGGCTGAAAAAAACAAAGAGGACGCCGTAACGTTCTTCGCGGAGAATAAGAAAAAGGAAGGGGTAAAAACGCTTGCCAGCGGTTTACAGTACAAGATTATAACTGAGGGGAAGGGCAAGAGCCCCAAGGCGACAGATACTGTAACCGTTCATTATCGGGGCACGCTTATTGATGGGAAGGAGTTTGACAGCTCTTACCGACGCGGTGAACCGGCAACTTTCCCGGTAAATGGTGTCATATCTGGCTGGACGGAAGCCCTTCAGTTAATGAAAGTGGGCTCAAAATGGCAACTTTTTTTACCGTCAGATCTTGCCTATGGAGAAAAAGGGGCCGGTAATCTTATCGGACCCAATGCTGCGCTTATCTTTGAGGTAGAGTTGATCTCGGTAAAATAAGGCGAACAATCCCAAGGTTAAGCACTGCTTACGTAGCCCTTTTAATGATTTCCCTCATTATTAATTAAATGGTATAATGAAGCAGTTATTACGGTTGTGCAGGTTGAAATACTGCCGCCCCGACCAATTTCATCATGAGGAGGAATTATGCAGGAAGCAATACCTCAAGCAATACCTCAAATGGTACCCATTATGAAGGAAGCAATACCTCAAATGGTATTCATAGTGATACTTTTAATTAATTTAACCACCTCGCTATTAGACTCTAATCGTAATTTTAAGGCAAGTCTCATCTCTACAAGTATTTTAGTGGCGATCACCTATTGGGGGGGCTTCTTTCAACCACTATTTATTCTCATAAATTCCCTAAATGGTAGAATGTAACAGGCAATTTGAAGATTGCTCATTATTCACTTTAATCTGAAAATCCCCCCATCCCCCCTTTACCAAAGGGGGGTTAAAGGGGGATTTTCATGTTTCGTTGTGTTCGCCTCGGGTATGGGGGTTAATCGGCAGAAAAGTTCGACTTATCGGCGCCGCAGACCGGGCATACCCAGTCTTCCGGCAGGTCCTCAAATTTTATCCCCGGTTTAATGCCCGCATCGGGATCTCCCGCCTCGGGGTCGTAAACATATCCGCATACGTCACATGTATATTTGGTCATGCTAACCTCCTTCGATTTTGTTTTTGGTTCCTCCGCCTGGTAGGTCGGCGCTGTTTTCGGCGCCTTGCCACCCTTGACGGCATGATAATAGGCGTAGGTCATCGGTTCGGCATCGTTTAGCACGTCGCAGTCCTTCACCTCGCCGAGAAAAATCCGGTGCGTGCCGCAATCGAATTCTGCGATCACTTCCGCTTCCAGCATGGCCACGCAGTGTTCCGTGACGATGGGAACGCCGGTTATTCCGGCCCGGTATTGCACCCCCTCAAACTTGCTGATATCGCGGCCGCTCTTAAAACCAAAACGGCCGATAAAATCCATCGGTGCCGCCGTGGACAGGATGGAGACGGAAAATTTCTTGCTCTCCCGGATGAAATCATGGGTCAGGTTAAGCTTGTTGATGCTAACCCCGATCGTCGCCGGTTCCGAGGTAACCTGGAAAGCGGTGTTGGCAATCTGGCCATTCAGTTTGTTCCCGCTGCAGGAACTGACCACATAAAGACCGTAACTAAGTTTGTAAAATGCCGATTTATTCATGGCGTCTGCCTCCCCCTTTTGGGATTACTTGTGGGGCATTATTGTAGTAAAATCGCTCGCTGTCAATCTTTTTGTCTCGGGCGGGTTTGAAACCCGCCCCTACAGTTTTCAGGGCGATGCCGAATCAGGAGGCGCCTCTACGGCCTTTCCCCGAATATTCCGCGTCCTATCCTCACCAGCGTTGCCCCTTCCTCGATAGCTACCAGATAGTCATCCGTCATCCCCATGGAAAGTTCCTGCATCTGCACATTCGGGAGTCCCGCCGCCTTGATGGTTTCCTGGAGTTCCCGGAGGCATTTGAAATAAGGCCGCGCCTTTTCCGGGTCGTCAAACCAGGGCGGGATGGTCATTAGCCCTTGGAGGGAGAGGTTTTCCATCTGGGCCACGCTCTTGGCGAGCTCCAGGGCTCTCAAAGGTGAAACGCCCCCCTTCGTTGTTTCCTCGCCCGTGTTGACCTCGATCAGTACCTTCATGATTCTGTTTACGGCCTTGGCCCGCTTGTTAATTTCGTGTGCCAGCTCTACGCGGTCCAGGGACTCAATCATATCGAAAAGTCGGACCGCCAACGCCGCCTTGCGGGTCTGTAGATGGCCGATCATGTGCCATTCCAAGAGGTCTCCTGCCTGCTCCAGCAGCGGCTTTTTGCGTGCTGCCTCCTGAACATAGTTTTCCCCGAGGATCATTATTCCCGCCGCGAGGGCTTCCCCGATCCGCGCATCGGCGACCGTTTTTGTGACCGCCATCAGTTTAATATCCCGGGCATCCCGACCGGCCCTGGCCGCTGCGGTCAACATATTATTTGCTATATCATTGATATTAGACAGGATATCAGCAGTCATGGTTGCCTCCCGGAAATTTAATGGCGCCCGCCAGTTTCAGCAAATTTACCGCCTCGCACAGAGGCAGGCCAATGACATTGGTATAAGAGCCGTGTATTTCCTTGACAAAGAAAGCTCCCCGTCCCTGCAGGGCATAGCCCCCCGCTTTGTCATAGGGTTCATCGGTACCAACATACCAGTCCATTTCTTCCCGGGAAAGATCCTTGAAGATCACCTCTGAGGCCACCACGTCGCTCAAATTGATCTCCGTCGCCCGGCGTGTCACGGCAATGCCCGTATATACCCGATGCTGACGTCCGCTCAGCTTGTCGAGCATTGCTCTGGCCTCGCTCTCAGTGGCCGGCTTTCCTAAAATATCGCCATTAATAACCACGATCGTATCGGCGCCGATGATCCATGCCTCCGGATAACGGCAGGCGACCTCCCCGGCCTTGGCCACGGCCAGGCGGCGCACGTGCCCGGCGGGTGTTTCTCCCTCCAGCGCAATTTCATCAATACCGCTCGGCAGGACCTCAAATTCCAGCCCCAACTGTTTCAGCAGTTCCCTGCGGCGGGGGGAGGCGGAGGCCAGAATGAATCTATCCAATACTTTTATCCCCATAATTACTTTTCTTTCTTGCCCCCGACTAAAATAAATAAACGTAGGCCGTCTGGAAAACAACATAAAGCAGCACGAGGCCGGTCAGGACAAGGCATCCCTTGGCCAGAGCCTTATGCAGGATTGTCTCCCGCCGTTCTTCCACATAACCCAGCCACCACGCAAACAGGATGCCGGAGGCAAGACCTCCCCCATGCGCCCAGTTGTTGATGCCCGAAAATAACAGGCCATAGATGACCAACCCG
Above is a window of Deltaproteobacteria bacterium DNA encoding:
- the dtd gene encoding D-aminoacyl-tRNA deacylase, producing the protein MRAVVQRVGSAAIFVGNRKISSIEKGALVFLGVERGDDNKDADYLLDKVINLRIFDDEMGKMNHSLLDKSYAMLVVSQFTLLGDCRKGRRPSFVSAEDPVKANLLYEYFISKGRERINNVSGGEFQAMMKVELINDGPVTILLDSRKSSQGG
- a CDS encoding amidophosphoribosyltransferase, which encodes MGGLFGVVSRQDCPKTLFYGTDYHSHLGTENGGLSIFGDHGFYNTIHSISQAQFKSRFVEDYKRMFGYQGIGSIDDESPQPLIVRSKFGTFAIAVTGLITNKERLTKELMDKGASFSVMTGGGINTVEMVAKLINQGDSIVDGIVKMQDAIEGSICALIMTPEGVYAARDKYGRFPLSIGEKSIDGATGFAVATEVSAFPNLGYHLVKHLGPGEITLLSLSGLKNLKGENAEKRVCAFLWIYTGDPSSVYEGVTVENARERCGRAMARNDDVQADFVTGIPDSGVGHAIGYAIESGIPYRRPLVKYTPGYGRSYTPPSQDIRDLVATMKLNAIRGVIKDSRMIVCDDSIVRGTQLKNFTVKKLIDNGALEIHIRPACPPLMFPCTFASSTRSKAELASRRAIRAIEGADIENIEEYLDHRSEKYRNMLEWIRCDLNVTSLKYLHIEDMIEAIGLKEEQLCLCCWRGR
- the ispG gene encoding flavodoxin-dependent (E)-4-hydroxy-3-methylbut-2-enyl-diphosphate synthase; protein product: MVRRDTRPVILGGVQIGGAAPVVVQSMTCTDTRDIRATLTQISALAAAGCEVVRVAVPDMEAAAGLAEIRKNSLIPLIADIHFDYRLALEAILQGVPGVRINPGNVGKRGIKAIVNLAKERGTVIRIGINSGSLEKDILTRHGGPTSAALVESALRNVALIEDMDYRLLKLSLKSSDVVTMIEAYRGIAAKCSYPLHLGVTEAGTLVNAAIKSSLGIGLLLHEGIGDTIRVSVTGDPVSEMRVAYGILRALGIRKVGPEIIACPTCGRCEIDVLKLAEEVENRLAGSKTYVKIALMGCVVNGPGEAAEADIGIAGARGFGFLFKKGKKIKKIREEEFVKVLLEEINNIL
- a CDS encoding proline--tRNA ligase, coding for MRYSEMFLPTVREIPADAETISHQLMIRAGMIRKLTSGIYSYLPLGYIVVRKVEQIVREEMNRAGAQEVCLPVVLPAELWQESGRWDHYGKELLRFKDRHDRDYCLGPTHEEVITDLVRHEIKSYRQLPRNLYQIQTKFRDEIRPRFGVMRCREFVMKDGYSFDADEAGTDITYRRMYDAYQRIFERCGLKFRAVEADSGNIGGSFSHEFMVIAASGEDGLVFCSACDYAANLEKAEALRPAQETTDPATFLPREEVLTPDVKSIVEVSNFLKLPPEKLVKTMIFNADGAPIAVLVRGDEEINEIKVKNYLGCTTLELADDALINLVTGAPRGFAGAVGIKSEIIADYSVLNMTNFVMGANREDHHLLNVNTGRDFAVKAFADLRFVKESDCCPRCQKPMRLARGIEVGHVFKLGTKYSKAMKAVYLDAQGQEQTMIMGFYGIGIGRTVAACIEQNNDEQGIVWPLPLAPYQVIITPVNVNNEALATAAEGMYSELESRGIAVLLDDRDERAGVKFMDADLIGLPLRVTIGPKRLAEGQVEIRERRSGEVLVMTIAAAQDYIVDYIKRKS